The stretch of DNA TTAGCCGTTCGACCGCATGTTCGTACAACTGTTGTTCGTAGTAGTCGAACGATCGGCGTATCTCGCTTACAAGCCGCACCAGCGGAGGCGCGAGAATATCTTCCATCGATTTCTCGCTCTGCGGCGCGGCTTGCACAGCGGGCTTCGGCGCCGGCGCCACCGGCCCGAGCGAATCGAGCGCGCCCAACTCGTCGTCAAGCGGATCCAGCAGGTTCGATGATGCGGCGCCCATCGCAGGTTCCGCGGGCGCGCCGGGAAGCTCGGGCGGCAGTGGCGGAGGCTCCGCCGCGGCGGCGGACCTCTGTTGCGCGTACTCGAGCAACATGCGCTCGGCCTCCGGTAGTTCGACGCGTTTGGCCTTGGCTACCGCCTGGATGAGTTCCTTTGCGCCCCAGTTCACGTCGCGTATGAAGTTGGACTTGCCGTCCTTCACAAAATGAATGCTTGTATTCGACGCGCCAAGATTGATCAGTGCGACCGACTCGCCCACACGCAGAAAGTCGCAGCCTTCCGCGGCGTCGGCCAACGCAAGCGAATCGACTCCCAGGACGCTGTAGCTCATCTCCGCTTCGCTCGCGATCTGCACGCGCGATTCGATCACTTCATACCGCGCGGCAACGAGCAAAACCTTGACAAGGTTCTTGCCGGCCTCGCTCACGCTCTCGAGGGGTGTCCAATCCAGAAAGACTTCGGACCGCTCGTATGGAATGTTCTGGCCCGCTTCCTTTTCGATCGCCTCCGACATTTGCGCGTCGGACGCCTCCGGCAGGCGCGGATATCGAATAACGACGGTCTGACCCGGAAGCGCCCCGACGATCACGCTCTGTGCCGCAGGCATCGAACGCATGGCCTCGCGCAATGCGGACGCCTGCGCGATCACCGGATCGGTGTTGAGCTGCGCGCGATCAATGACGGCATAGCCAACATTGTCCACGCGGTAGCCCCCGTGCCCCTTGGAAAGTTGGACGGTCTTCACCGAATGCGAGCCGATGTCAACACCAACGGCTTTGGTCGGCTTAGTGAACAGCAACGGTTCTAAACCTCCCCGCGCGCCGGGACGATGCCGGTTCGCGCTCTGGCCGTACCACGAAAAAGTTGGCGACGGCTTAGTGCCAAAATCACACTACTCTTCCAGTAGTCGTATCGAGAGTAGCAAAAATCGAATAATCTGTCAAGTTTTTACTTCTAAACAATTGACGCAAAATCCACCCGATTTCTGTGTTCTGGCAAAATGTTTGTCGTTTCTAAGCTACAATTTTTCGATAATTACGCTTATTATAATAAATTCAACTTATTCACGTAGGCAATCGATTACGACACAAGCGAAACCTCCATGGCGCTCCACTGGCATCCAATTGTTTGCATTGTCGCATTGTTATGTCATTATGTCAAGAGTTTACATAGGGCCAAAAAACTGTGGGCGAAACGGTACTCCCGTCTCGCCCACGAAAAAGTTTCCCCGCACATTGCCGGTGGCAGCGAAACAATTTGAACCAACCCATTAGGTGGGTGCCCTCACGGTAGCGGCCGGTTCGCACTGAACGCGCATACCGTTAGCTACAACAAATGTTGGGCCCCCGGTTCAAATATTAGGCTCAATGTTTCGCACGCCGTATCGTACACGGCAGGGAAAACCAATAGTCCCACGCCGATTCTAACAGAGGTATGGGAGACCGTCAAGATAGAATTATGTGAAAAACATGATTTAGTCGCAGCTCTTGAGAGCCGAAATGCATCGTTGACAAGTGCGACGAATCAATTGCCGGTCGGCCAGTCAATGTGGCAAGAATTCGCCACCAAACGTCCTGGAAGCCCAACCACCCCGAATCGCATAAGGCGTTGCCACTATGTAAGTTAATTGCGAATCCACTTTCCCGGAGGGCGCTGGCACGCACGTTGCTCTCCGAAAATTCGTCTCGCTTAGAAGACGGAAAGCACGGTCCCAGCAGGACCCCCGGATCCCCAGCCGGGGGTCTTTGCTTTTACATCCCCTGGGCTTTGTAAGCGAGTCCCATCAAGTACACGTGGAATGGAAACCCACTGAGAAAGGACATTGCCACAAAGAACAACACCAGGTGGACCACCGCCAAAACGTAGTACAACATGACCTCAATCCGCTCAAGTTGGTACGCAGCCCGCATCACGGCAAAAGCAAAGAATGGCGAAACGATTCCGACGAGAAGCATCACCAACACGTTTGTAACCATGTCGTCCTCGGGCATCCGGCCCAGTATCAGCAATGTGAACAGGACGGGAAGGAACGTTGCGACTATGTACAGAATTGGAAGCATGACTAGCGCAATAACTGGGAGTTTCGGCAGTTCGAACTCGGTTTCTGCCTGCGCGAGAAAGCCTTGGTCGGCCATGCTTGTGTAGAACTCGTGCGAGTCGATAAGGCCTTCCTGCCGGTAATACTGCTCCTCGAATGCGTAGTCCGTCAGGATGGTTGTCGGAAGACGGGTCAGTTCATACATATCCCGGATGCCAGGTTCCTTTTCGACGTCGATCTTCGCGCAAATCCACTCTTTCGCCAGGTAGCGGATCGTGGGGTCGCTCCACACGTAGGAATCCATCGAATCCATATCGGACGACGGAGTAGCACTCGAATAAAAAACGAGGAGAATGTCCCGGCCTTCCTCGTCGGCCGCGCCCGAGGCAGCCTCGATTGAATCGAGCCAGGTGATTTCCGGGCCGTCGAAGTGGGGCGCGGCTGGCTGAGTCTGAGCGTCCGTCGAGGACGCCGCCTGCTCCTGTTGTGCGGCTGGCGGCGCCTGCTGCGCGACGGGCTGGGTTTGTCCGCCGCGCCGAATGAGTGGCAGCGCGATAAGCCCTACGAGCACGACCGCGGCAATTCCGGCGCCGATATAGATGCCCTTCTTGGATCGCGGCGGCTTCATGATCGGCGGAGGACCCGAAGCGGCGGGTTTCGCGGCAAACAGGTCGTCCAATGCGGCCATGTCGATAACCGGCGAACCATCGCTCAAATCAATGGCTTCCGGGCCGGCCCCCAAACTTTCCGGGCCGGGTATGACCCCCTGCGCGGCGCTATGTGGGTCGAAGACCGGGCTGAATTCGATATTCTTACCCTTCAACCGATCCTCGACGGGCGGGGGATTCGAGTCGAGAGTAAACACGTTGGCGGGAGGGACCGCGGGGCTACCCGTGGTTTTTGGCTCGGTTTTCTCTTTTTCCTTTTGGAGTTGGGCCTTGCGCAGATCGCCAATTTTTCCCATCAGCTTTTCGCCGCGGGGATCGCCGAATTCGACCTTGAGTTGGCGGCACAAATCGAGCGCCTCGTCGTACCGGCCCACCCGGGCCAAACACATGGCTCGGGGATAGATTACGTTCTTGGTGTCGGGAAACTGCTTGTCCAGTTCATCCAGAACGGTCAGCGCTTCCGGGAACCGTTTGTCCCGGAATAGCTGGTCGGCTTGCTTGAACTTCTCGCGCGCGTCCGTCTTCTTACCCATGCACACACCCGATCACGTTGTCCCCCTGCCCGACAACGGCGGCACTCCACAGCCCGGCACAAGCCTACGAAACCGGCGCTCCAAGCGCAACTCCGAGCGCCGCGTTTGCGACAAAAGCGTACCGTTCTGGTAGTATCTGCAATAGTAGTCCGCAGTCGAGGTATTCGCCATGTGTCGCCGGGTTTGCGTTCTCGTGTTCCTCGTTTCCGCATGCGCTGGCGCGCAAGTGGTTGTCGACCTGCTACCCGATATGGTGGTGGATACGGCGTTTCTCGAAGATCACGAGATTCGTACCGATATCAAACCGAACAAGACCCACCTGATCTTCTCGAACGCCATGGCGAACGTTGGCGATGGGCCGCTGTACGTTTTCGGCGTGAATCCCAAGGATAAGGGTGCGGACGACGAGACGCAGAAAGTCAAGCAACGGATATTCCGGTCGGACGGAAGCCATTACAACCGCGTTGCGGGGCATTTTGTGTATCACTCGCAGCACAATCACACGCACTTCGAAGACTGGGCAATTTACCGGTTGCGCGAGATTCTGCCGAACGATGGTGTCGGCGATATTATCGCGACGAGCAAGAAGACGAGCTTCTGTCTGCTTGACAGCTTCGAGTACGACCTGTCGCTGCCCAACGCGCCGGACAACCCCGAATTCATCTCGTGCAGTACCGACGTGCAAGGCATCTCGGTCGGCTACGAAGACTTGTACGACAAGAGCATTCCCGGCCAGTGGATCGATATTACGAACGTACCGAATGGCGACTACTGGCTGGAATCCGAGGTCGATCCCGAGAACAACGTCCTGGAAAAGGACGACGCGAACAACGTCGGGCGAATCAAAGTAACCGTCGACAAGGACACACCACCCGATCCGGACCCGGACCCGGGCCCCAATCCAAGCGGATTGCTCGCGGCGATTCTCGCCCTGCTCCAGTCTCTGCTGGATTTTCTACGCGGGGGCACGTAACAAGCCCGGGATCGGCGCAATACACTTACCGCCTCGCTCAACGCTCGCCGCCATTCGGGATATCTATTCTGGGGCGTTTCCGGCTTGGCTCATCGGAGCGCCGGAACAGCGCGTACAGTCCCCACTGCAACACGCCGATGAGCCCCATGACAATCGCGGTCAGCACGAAGATTGACCCGCCGAAGACGAGCCATAAGCGTGTCTTTTGCACTGCGAGGATAATGACGAACGTCACCGCGATCACGGCGATCAATCCCGATAGGCGATCAAAACCGGGAACATCGTCAAAAGAAACGTTCTTGCGAATCAGCATAAGCGTGACGACCATCGAGACGGGCGGAAAGATGTAGAGGAGCACGTTCTGATCCAACAGGTTCTCGTTGGTAAAGAACAACATGTAGCCTACGACTACGGCGACGAACACACCTGGAAGGCATGCCCAATAGACGAGCAAGGCATAGACGTACCGCCACGGTGCACGCGCGCCCTCTCCAAGCCCGTGTACGAAACGCAACGCAATCGCAACGACAGGTGGCGCCACAAAGGCCGCCGCGATGGCCCACGACGGTAGAGCTGCAACCCAGTTGATGAATTCGCGTGTGGTCACTCGTCCCTCCGTCGCGCTGGAACGTCACGGTTATGGAAAGATAGTAGTCTGGCCGATCGAATCCGTCAACGGCGAAATACCGGCGCGGGTGGGGCGCCAGCGGACGCTACTGCGTGCCATTCAGCGCGATGCCGGCGCCGGCGGCGTTCGCAAAGAGCGCGACGCGTTCGCTTCCGACGGGCGCGCGCGCTACCAAAGTCAGGCTTCGCAACTCGGGCGCGAAGGGGAGCAGCCAACGCCAGTCGGATTCCTGGACAATTAGAAATGTTGGGCCGGAATTGGCGGTTGACTGCGCGAACTCTTGCACCGACCTTCCAACAGATGTCTTGAATTCGTCGACCAGCGGTGATTTCGCCTTTGCGAAGGAGAATACGCTCTCCGACTTCGCGCGCAAGGCTTCGACCTCCGCGTCTGTGATGTTTGCCCAGTCCGCGATTTCAACGGGACCTGTTGACTTGCGCAGCGCGCTGCCGAGCGCGCGCAGTTGCCCGATGAACTCGGCCGGGTCCATGTCCGGCGGGGCGTGAATCGGCCATTCGTCAACGAGGTAGGGAATATGCTTATGCTTTGCGTAGAAGATGTACTCCTCGCGGGAGAACGCAACTGAGTACAGGTTGTACGTGGTCCCGCGCTCCGACAATTGGCGCAACGGCGCGCAGAATCCGCTCGCGCCTTTCAATGTATTTACCTCGGGCAAGACTAGCGTTGCGGCGATGACAGCGAGACCTGCGAAGTGGCCGGCCATGGCGAAGTGCATCGCGCCGGCTTGGCGCCGCGCCGTCACAACAATTGCGTGAACCGCAAATATGAGGGCTGCGCCGGTCACGACTGCCGCGGCGCGGACCATGTCGTAGTTCACGGTCAGTTCGTATTTTTCCAACGTGCCGGCGAAACTGAGGTCGAAATCAATCGTGTCGGCAATCCACGCGAAGTATCCCAAGGGAAACGCCAGTACACCCAACGCCAACAACGGTATCGCCCAGACTCCACCAACCGACCGGCGCACCCACGTGCGTTGGGTGTCATCGGAAAGCGCGACTACCGAGTACGCAATTAGAATTGCGCACGCAGGGAAAATGGGAAGCAGGTATACGGCGCGCTTTCCCGAACTGATCGAAAAGAAAACGATTGCAGGAATGATCCAGCAGAATAGCAGCCGCATCGCGTCGTTCTCGCGGCGGCGCGTCCACGCAAACCAAACCGTCCACGGCAGGAATAAAGTCCACGGGAACAGGTTAAGGGGCAGGTTTTCAAGGTAATACCAGGGCGGGCGCGGCTTGCTTACGCCCAACAGGAAACGTCCTATGGTTTGCCGATAGAGATTCTCTGCAAGACCGAGTGAGTGTCCGGGCGTTGCGCTCGAAGACGGCGCGGCGCTCACGTACGCAGGGACGAGCCACACGGCGAGCACGGCGGCGATGGCGAGCAGTCCCCAGCCGAGCCGTAGTGCGCGGCGCTCGTCGCTACGCTTCCAATAGAATGCGATTGCGAGCAACAGGGGGAAGACGACGCCGGGCGGCCCCTTCGCGAAGACGGCCGCGCCCGTGGCAACGTAGAAGGCGACAAGCCAGCGGCCGGATTTCGTTTCGTGGTGCATCCAGAAGGCGTAGAGCGCCGCGGCAAGGCACGCCGTCAGCAGCATGTCCGTGCGGGCCGATCGCGCTTCCCACCAAAACAGCACGGATGTGATCAGAACGAGCCCCGCGCAAAGCCCGACGCGGTAGCCGTACATGCGCGAGGCCAATTGGAACGTGAAGTAGACCGCGGCCATTGCCGCAAGTAACGACGGGACGCGCGCGGTCGTTTCGGTCACGTCGCCGAACGGCAACGACACGAGCGCGATGATCCAAAACAAAAGCGGTGGCTTCTCTTTGTATGGTTGGCCGTTGACTGTCAGAGCAATTGGGTTGCCGGATTGCATCATTTCGCGGGCGACCTGGCCGAAGCGGGGTTCGTCCGGTGGCCAGAGATCATAACCGCCGATGTTCGCACTGAACACGATAAACGCCGCGGCGAGTACCGCGATGAGGGGCATGCGCTGCATGAACTAGGCGGCCCCGGCCGTGTGCGCGGCGTCGGACGGGTTCCGATGAATGAACCAGATATTGCGGAGGTAGACAGGTACATTGAGGATCGGTCCGACGGCGAGGAGCCATTCGCCCTGCGCCGCGAACGCGGCGGTGAGCAGCACGGCCGCAACGAGGCTCATGTGCCAGAAGACATCGGGAACGACGCTTTTGCGCCGCAGTTCGGTCGCGATCCACTGAATGATGAATCGTCCCGCAAACAGGCCCTGCCCCACGACGCCCACGGCGATCCACAGCCACATGGCCACGGCTTCGTGTTGCTGCTTCGTTTTGCTCACGCCTATCTTGTGCCACCATATCCACACGACGACCGCCACGGCTGCAATTGCGATCGCGGCAACCACGGACTGAAACGCGATGCTGCGGGCGCGGGACAGCTTTCCCTTGTCGCGCCAGATGTGCACGAGATTGCGCGAATAGATGACTGTGTTGAGGCTGTAACTCAGCCCGCCGTTGGCGGAACGCATGTGGATCGAATAGAGCAGGAGCAAGATCGCGCCGATGCTGCTCAGATACCAGAACGAGGTTGGCACAACGCTGCGCTTGCGTTTTTCCGATGCATACCATTGCACGTAGAATCGGCTGTTGAAGACCAGCGTGCCGACTGTGCCGATGCAAAACCAGAGCGCGAGTACGGGATCGGAAAGTGTCGCGCGCAGTTCCTGAATCCACTCCCCCACGCGGCTATTCCCCTTCAACCTGAAACGTCACGTAACGTT from Candidatus Hydrogenedentota bacterium encodes:
- the pilM gene encoding type IV pilus assembly protein PilM — protein: MLFTKPTKAVGVDIGSHSVKTVQLSKGHGGYRVDNVGYAVIDRAQLNTDPVIAQASALREAMRSMPAAQSVIVGALPGQTVVIRYPRLPEASDAQMSEAIEKEAGQNIPYERSEVFLDWTPLESVSEAGKNLVKVLLVAARYEVIESRVQIASEAEMSYSVLGVDSLALADAAEGCDFLRVGESVALINLGASNTSIHFVKDGKSNFIRDVNWGAKELIQAVAKAKRVELPEAERMLLEYAQQRSAAAAEPPPLPPELPGAPAEPAMGAASSNLLDPLDDELGALDSLGPVAPAPKPAVQAAPQSEKSMEDILAPPLVRLVSEIRRSFDYYEQQLYEHAVERLIVSGGVAHLGLLRDTLHEELGVAVELADPTHSALTLGPDHTVSRMLEHPAQFMVAVGLAARGMADL
- a CDS encoding glycosyltransferase family 39 protein, which translates into the protein MQRMPLIAVLAAAFIVFSANIGGYDLWPPDEPRFGQVAREMMQSGNPIALTVNGQPYKEKPPLLFWIIALVSLPFGDVTETTARVPSLLAAMAAVYFTFQLASRMYGYRVGLCAGLVLITSVLFWWEARSARTDMLLTACLAAALYAFWMHHETKSGRWLVAFYVATGAAVFAKGPPGVVFPLLLAIAFYWKRSDERRALRLGWGLLAIAAVLAVWLVPAYVSAAPSSSATPGHSLGLAENLYRQTIGRFLLGVSKPRPPWYYLENLPLNLFPWTLFLPWTVWFAWTRRRENDAMRLLFCWIIPAIVFFSISSGKRAVYLLPIFPACAILIAYSVVALSDDTQRTWVRRSVGGVWAIPLLALGVLAFPLGYFAWIADTIDFDLSFAGTLEKYELTVNYDMVRAAAVVTGAALIFAVHAIVVTARRQAGAMHFAMAGHFAGLAVIAATLVLPEVNTLKGASGFCAPLRQLSERGTTYNLYSVAFSREEYIFYAKHKHIPYLVDEWPIHAPPDMDPAEFIGQLRALGSALRKSTGPVEIADWANITDAEVEALRAKSESVFSFAKAKSPLVDEFKTSVGRSVQEFAQSTANSGPTFLIVQESDWRWLLPFAPELRSLTLVARAPVGSERVALFANAAGAGIALNGTQ
- a CDS encoding lipid-A-disaccharide synthase N-terminal domain-containing protein, translating into MGEWIQELRATLSDPVLALWFCIGTVGTLVFNSRFYVQWYASEKRKRSVVPTSFWYLSSIGAILLLLYSIHMRSANGGLSYSLNTVIYSRNLVHIWRDKGKLSRARSIAFQSVVAAIAIAAVAVVVWIWWHKIGVSKTKQQHEAVAMWLWIAVGVVGQGLFAGRFIIQWIATELRRKSVVPDVFWHMSLVAAVLLTAAFAAQGEWLLAVGPILNVPVYLRNIWFIHRNPSDAAHTAGAA